A window from Roseburia sp. 499 encodes these proteins:
- a CDS encoding VanZ family protein translates to MKIIDLHLPTFIVLYAIVLIISYIIYRKRQKFHTFFYWMLSELYYLLLIKVTILPICIWNNSTSEQLKEEFSKTALVIQYIPFSRIEQYFYSFWGIVQLVGNIILLTPIVVMLVWFSKKRYSNKKIILGIFFISIGIEVTQYIINRITLCPSHVADINDIIFNVVGGILCLVVCRIIEKKFTIFPEKLRGIFGASKSV, encoded by the coding sequence ATGAAAATAATTGACTTGCATTTACCAACATTTATAGTATTGTATGCTATAGTTCTAATAATTTCTTATATTATTTATAGAAAAAGACAAAAATTTCATACTTTTTTCTATTGGATGTTATCAGAACTTTATTATTTATTGTTGATAAAAGTCACAATTTTACCAATTTGTATATGGAATAATAGTACCTCGGAGCAATTAAAAGAGGAGTTTTCCAAAACGGCGTTAGTAATACAGTATATTCCATTTTCAAGAATCGAGCAGTACTTTTATTCTTTTTGGGGAATTGTTCAGTTGGTGGGAAATATTATCCTACTTACACCGATAGTTGTTATGTTGGTGTGGTTTTCAAAAAAGAGGTACTCAAATAAAAAAATTATTCTGGGAATTTTTTTTATTAGTATAGGAATAGAGGTAACGCAGTATATCATAAATCGTATTACATTATGCCCATCGCATGTAGCAGATATTAATGATATTATCTTTAATGTAGTAGGGGGCATATTATGTCTTGTAGTTTGTAGAATAATAGAAAAGAAATTTACCATATTTCCTGAAAAGTTACGTGGAATATTTGGGGCGTCAAAAAGTGTGTAA
- a CDS encoding YaaR family protein, translated as MDIKVNQVNTTTQVDTSQTVEKSDGTFKFTLASHIEEAELQEKLNGLMEDITTQGEKLAEHMDIRDMKKYRELVKDFLNEVVNRSHKFSRENFLDRRGRHRVYGIVKLVDKNLDDLASELVKDEKDHLTILSKVGEIRGLLLDVST; from the coding sequence ATGGATATCAAAGTAAATCAGGTAAATACCACCACTCAGGTAGATACTTCTCAGACCGTAGAAAAAAGCGACGGTACCTTTAAGTTTACACTTGCAAGTCACATTGAAGAAGCTGAGTTACAGGAAAAACTCAACGGATTGATGGAAGACATCACCACGCAGGGAGAAAAACTAGCGGAACATATGGATATCCGCGATATGAAGAAATACCGCGAACTGGTAAAAGACTTTTTAAATGAAGTAGTAAACCGTTCACATAAGTTTTCCAGAGAGAACTTTTTGGACCGCCGTGGACGCCATCGTGTCTATGGCATCGTAAAACTGGTAGATAAGAATCTGGATGACCTGGCCAGCGAGCTGGTAAAGGACGAAAAGGATCATCTTACCATTTTAAGCAAAGTCGGAGAGATTCGTGGACTTCTTCTGGATGTTTCCACCTAA
- a CDS encoding GTP pyrophosphokinase, protein MKEKMSLQEYLQNEDFIVKSECAISLLNTKLKIIDADLGMRYHRKVIHSKTNRIKSYDSIKAKLKRKELSEDIATVQEKINDLVGVRAVCTYTDDLYEIVKMLYAQEDVKVIKEKDYIKNPKKSGYRSLHLILEIPISLQGETQWVKMELQLRTAAMDYWAGLDYQLQYKKENKEARRIGEELKEYANAIEEIDRKVLELRKRIEAI, encoded by the coding sequence TTGAAAGAAAAGATGTCATTGCAGGAGTATCTGCAAAATGAAGATTTTATCGTAAAAAGCGAATGCGCCATTAGTTTATTAAATACGAAATTGAAAATCATAGATGCAGACTTGGGAATGCGGTATCATCGTAAGGTGATTCACAGTAAGACCAACAGAATCAAGTCTTATGACAGTATTAAGGCAAAATTAAAACGGAAGGAATTGTCGGAAGATATAGCAACCGTACAGGAAAAGATAAATGATTTAGTAGGGGTAAGAGCTGTGTGTACTTATACAGACGATTTGTACGAGATCGTAAAAATGTTGTATGCCCAGGAAGATGTAAAAGTAATTAAGGAAAAGGATTATATCAAGAATCCGAAAAAGTCGGGGTACCGAAGTCTGCATCTGATTCTGGAAATCCCCATCTCTCTTCAGGGAGAAACCCAATGGGTGAAAATGGAGTTGCAGTTGCGTACTGCGGCAATGGATTACTGGGCGGGACTGGATTACCAGCTTCAGTATAAAAAGGAAAATAAAGAGGCACGACGCATCGGGGAAGAATTAAAAGAATACGCCAATGCTATTGAGGAAATTGATAGGAAAGTGTTGGAATTAAGGAAAAGAATAGAGGCTATCTGA
- a CDS encoding PSP1 domain-containing protein, with amino-acid sequence MIKVVGVRFRTAGKIYYFDPQKFDLTTGSHVIVETARGVEFGTVIIAPRDVDEEHVIQPLKPVIRIATLEDEKIEAKNREKEKDAFKICLEKIQKHQLEMKLVDAEYTFDNNKLLFYFTADGRIDFRELVKDLAAVFRTRIELRQIGVRDETKILGGIGICGRPLCCNTFLSEFAPVSIKMAKEQNLSLNPAKISGVCGRLMCCLKNEEETYEYLNSRLPSVGDYVTTDDHLKGEVQSVSVLRQTVKVIVELDDEKEIREYKVDQLRFKPKRKRDNVKLSQEELKELAALEDKGGSKLDDTK; translated from the coding sequence ATGATAAAAGTAGTTGGAGTCAGATTCCGTACTGCCGGAAAAATCTATTATTTTGACCCACAGAAATTTGACCTGACCACCGGAAGCCACGTTATTGTGGAAACCGCCCGCGGGGTGGAGTTCGGAACAGTCATTATTGCTCCAAGAGATGTAGATGAAGAACATGTCATCCAGCCTTTGAAGCCGGTCATCCGTATTGCAACACTGGAAGATGAAAAAATAGAAGCAAAAAATCGCGAAAAAGAAAAGGATGCTTTTAAAATCTGTCTGGAAAAAATCCAGAAGCACCAGTTGGAGATGAAACTGGTAGATGCAGAATATACCTTTGATAACAACAAATTATTATTTTACTTTACCGCAGATGGACGTATTGACTTTCGTGAACTGGTAAAAGATTTGGCTGCGGTATTCCGCACTCGTATTGAATTACGCCAGATTGGTGTCAGAGATGAAACTAAGATTTTAGGTGGCATCGGCATCTGCGGACGCCCATTATGCTGCAATACCTTTTTATCTGAATTTGCACCGGTTTCCATTAAAATGGCGAAGGAACAGAACCTTTCCCTGAATCCCGCCAAAATTTCCGGTGTATGTGGCAGACTGATGTGCTGTCTTAAAAATGAAGAAGAGACTTATGAATACTTAAATAGTCGCCTTCCAAGTGTAGGAGACTATGTTACCACCGATGACCATCTGAAAGGCGAAGTGCAGAGTGTTAGTGTTTTACGCCAGACAGTTAAGGTTATTGTAGAATTAGATGATGAAAAAGAAATCCGTGAATATAAGGTAGATCAGCTTCGTTTCAAACCAAAGCGTAAACGTGACAATGTAAAGCTGTCACAGGAAGAATTGAAAGAGTTGGCAGCTTTAGAAGATAAAGGCGGTTCTAAACTTGACGATACCAAGTAA
- a CDS encoding HAD family hydrolase, which translates to MKDYKNYIFDLYGTLVDIHTDEWTAELWEKLSFFYGFYGAMYEPEELKESYSAMVAQEENNYAQEAYPEIELEYVFQKLFEKKGVKADMELAVHAGQFFRILSMEYVKVYDGTKEMLELLHKKGKKVYLLSNAQDIFTSYELRYLGLTPYFDDIFISSSCQCKKPDTKFYQMLIDKHQLNIEECLMIGNDNTTDIAGAKELGMDSLYIHSNLSPELKGEPDSTYFLEEMDMKKLMEML; encoded by the coding sequence ATGAAAGACTATAAAAATTACATTTTTGATTTGTATGGAACCCTGGTAGATATTCATACGGACGAGTGGACAGCAGAATTGTGGGAAAAATTATCATTTTTTTATGGATTCTACGGTGCAATGTATGAACCGGAGGAATTGAAAGAGAGCTATTCTGCAATGGTAGCACAAGAGGAAAATAATTATGCACAAGAGGCATATCCGGAGATTGAGTTGGAATATGTATTCCAGAAACTATTTGAGAAAAAGGGCGTAAAGGCAGATATGGAGCTGGCGGTACATGCGGGACAGTTTTTCCGAATCCTTTCTATGGAGTATGTAAAGGTATATGATGGTACCAAGGAAATGTTAGAACTGTTACATAAAAAAGGAAAAAAAGTATATCTGTTGTCTAATGCACAGGACATATTTACTTCTTATGAACTGCGGTATCTTGGATTGACACCATACTTTGATGATATTTTTATTTCTTCCAGTTGTCAGTGTAAGAAGCCGGATACAAAGTTTTATCAGATGCTGATAGATAAACATCAGCTTAATATCGAGGAATGTCTGATGATTGGAAATGATAATACGACCGACATTGCAGGAGCAAAAGAATTAGGAATGGATTCTCTTTATATTCATTCTAATTTGTCACCGGAATTGAAGGGAGAGCCGGATAGTACCTATTTCTTGGAAGAGATGGATATGAAAAAGCTCATGGAGATGTTATAA
- the rsmI gene encoding 16S rRNA (cytidine(1402)-2'-O)-methyltransferase: MQGKLYLCATPIGNLEDITLRVLRTLEEVDLIAAEDTRNSIKLLNHFEIKTPMTSYHEFNKIEKAYQLVDKMKSGLNVALITDAGTPGISDPGEDLVRICYESGIEVTSLPGAAACITALTLSGLPTRRFAFEAFLPREKKERQTILASLEKETRTIILYEAPHHLKKTLEELHEVLGDRPLTLCRELTKRYETAFQTTLSGAISYYQENEPKGEFVLVIQGKLQEELIQEEREAWEELSLEEHMAHYEKQGISRKEAMKLVAKDRGISKREVYAALLSE, encoded by the coding sequence ATGCAGGGAAAATTATACTTATGCGCAACACCTATCGGAAACTTAGAAGACATTACCTTAAGGGTGCTACGAACCTTAGAAGAAGTTGATTTGATTGCGGCAGAGGACACCAGAAATTCCATTAAGCTGTTAAATCATTTTGAAATAAAGACACCCATGACCAGCTATCATGAGTTCAATAAAATAGAAAAAGCCTACCAATTGGTAGACAAAATGAAGTCCGGGCTTAACGTGGCACTCATTACGGATGCCGGAACTCCGGGAATTTCGGACCCTGGTGAAGACTTGGTGCGTATCTGCTATGAATCCGGCATTGAAGTTACTTCTCTTCCGGGAGCGGCTGCATGTATTACAGCACTGACACTTTCCGGTCTTCCTACCAGACGTTTTGCCTTTGAGGCATTTCTGCCAAGGGAGAAAAAGGAACGTCAGACCATTCTGGCTTCTCTGGAAAAAGAAACACGCACCATTATCCTCTATGAAGCGCCTCATCATCTGAAGAAAACACTGGAGGAACTTCATGAAGTTCTGGGAGACCGCCCACTTACGCTTTGTCGTGAACTGACAAAACGCTATGAAACCGCTTTTCAGACTACCCTTTCCGGTGCCATTTCCTATTATCAGGAAAATGAACCGAAGGGAGAATTCGTTCTTGTCATTCAGGGAAAACTTCAGGAAGAGCTTATACAGGAAGAACGGGAAGCTTGGGAAGAACTTTCCCTAGAAGAACACATGGCTCACTATGAGAAGCAGGGGATTTCCAGAAAAGAAGCTATGAAGCTGGTGGCAAAGGACAGGGGAATTTCTAAGAGAGAGGTATATGCGGCATTGCTGTCTGAATAA
- the cbiQ gene encoding cobalt ECF transporter T component CbiQ gives MSKIDSAIYEIHTMDQLAERDQWVNRVHPLVKFVLTIYYIVLVVSFDKYNIIGLAGMVIYPIVLFNITELSFRDSLKRLRIILPLVCFVGIFNPFFDKTPLFEVGAFTVTTGMISMITLMMKGIFSVLASYILIATTNIEKICYAMRLLHIPAILVTQILLTYRYITVLLGEVNRMTQAYSLRAPNQKGVHYKVWGSLAGQLLLRSMDRAGEIYESMCLRGYQGEFYYPGRRKACGKDYLYLIIWLIILSFLRVVPVMTVVGRMVTG, from the coding sequence ATGAGTAAAATAGACAGTGCAATTTATGAAATTCATACGATGGATCAACTAGCGGAAAGAGACCAGTGGGTGAACCGAGTTCATCCACTGGTTAAATTCGTTCTTACGATTTATTATATCGTGCTGGTAGTATCCTTTGATAAATATAACATCATCGGGCTTGCGGGAATGGTGATTTATCCAATTGTTTTATTTAACATAACGGAACTATCTTTTCGGGATAGTCTCAAACGGCTTAGAATTATTCTGCCGTTAGTGTGCTTTGTGGGAATTTTTAATCCGTTTTTTGATAAGACACCACTCTTTGAGGTAGGGGCTTTTACCGTCACCACAGGAATGATATCTATGATTACCCTGATGATGAAGGGGATTTTCAGTGTATTGGCCTCTTATATTCTCATAGCTACTACCAACATTGAGAAAATTTGTTATGCCATGCGGCTATTACATATTCCTGCAATTCTGGTAACGCAGATACTTTTGACCTACCGCTATATCACGGTTTTACTGGGTGAAGTAAATCGCATGACTCAGGCATATTCCTTACGGGCACCGAATCAGAAGGGAGTTCACTATAAGGTATGGGGCTCCTTGGCAGGACAGCTTCTGCTACGCAGCATGGACCGCGCCGGAGAGATATATGAGAGTATGTGTTTGCGAGGGTATCAAGGAGAATTTTATTATCCGGGTAGAAGGAAGGCATGTGGAAAAGACTACTTGTATCTGATTATATGGTTGATAATTTTAAGTTTTCTTCGGGTAGTACCGGTGATGACAGTAGTAGGAAGGATGGTGACTGGCTAA
- the holB gene encoding DNA polymerase III subunit delta', whose translation MAGFSSIIGHQQIIEHLQNAISMDKVSHAYIFNGPEKSGKMMLAKSFAMALQCEKHGTDGCMECHSCKQALSNNHPDIIYLHHEKPNTISVDDIRTQINNDVDIKPYASPYKVYIIDEAEKMNPQAQNALLKTIEEPPAYVIILLLTTNADSFLPTILSRCITLNLKVVPDDVIREFLMKDCQVPDYKADICTAFAQGNVGKAIQLANSEDFNEIKASAIQLLKRIKDIELYEMMEAVKQIGEYKLSINDYFDIMTIWFRDVLLYKATSDVNSLIFKDEVYDIKLQASKSSYGGIETIIETLDKAKRRLNANVNFDLVMELLLLTIKEN comes from the coding sequence ATGGCAGGATTTTCAAGCATTATCGGACACCAACAGATAATTGAACATTTACAGAATGCTATTTCCATGGATAAGGTAAGCCATGCATATATTTTTAACGGACCGGAAAAGTCCGGCAAAATGATGCTGGCAAAGAGTTTTGCCATGGCACTTCAATGTGAAAAACACGGCACTGACGGATGTATGGAATGTCATTCCTGCAAGCAGGCACTTTCCAACAATCACCCGGATATCATTTATCTTCATCATGAAAAGCCTAACACCATTTCTGTAGATGACATTCGTACACAGATTAATAATGATGTAGATATAAAGCCTTATGCTTCTCCGTATAAGGTCTATATTATTGATGAAGCAGAAAAAATGAACCCACAGGCACAAAATGCTCTTTTAAAAACCATTGAAGAGCCGCCTGCATACGTTATTATCCTGCTTCTTACCACCAATGCAGATTCTTTTCTGCCAACCATTCTTTCCAGATGCATCACGCTGAACCTGAAGGTGGTTCCGGATGATGTAATCCGAGAATTTTTAATGAAAGACTGTCAGGTCCCGGACTACAAAGCTGATATTTGTACTGCTTTTGCCCAAGGTAATGTTGGAAAAGCAATTCAGCTGGCAAATTCTGAGGATTTTAATGAGATAAAAGCTTCTGCGATTCAGTTATTGAAGCGAATTAAGGACATTGAACTTTATGAAATGATGGAAGCTGTAAAACAAATCGGTGAATACAAGCTTTCTATCAATGATTATTTTGACATCATGACCATCTGGTTTCGTGATGTGTTGCTATACAAAGCAACTTCAGATGTAAACTCCCTTATTTTTAAGGATGAGGTTTATGATATAAAATTGCAAGCAAGTAAAAGTTCCTACGGAGGAATCGAGACCATTATCGAGACTCTGGATAAGGCAAAGCGCCGACTCAATGCCAACGTTAATTTTGACCTGGTAATGGAATTATTACTGCTGACTATAAAGGAGAATTAA
- a CDS encoding guanylate kinase, whose amino-acid sequence MGKIFCLIGKSSCGKDTLYKRILSEGNLPLKTLVSYTTRPIRSGETNGVEYYFLSEDELAILEQEDKIIELRAYHTIHGIWKYFTVNDHQIDLAKNDYLVIGTLESFQKLQEYFGSDHLVPLYIEVDSGERLQRALTRERLQQEPKYAELCRRFLADESDFSPEKLAQAGITDIFHNDDLDECLSELISYIRKRLCFSDKKADI is encoded by the coding sequence ATGGGAAAAATATTTTGTTTAATCGGAAAAAGTTCCTGCGGGAAAGACACTTTATATAAACGTATTTTATCAGAAGGAAACCTCCCCTTAAAAACTTTGGTTTCCTACACTACACGCCCCATCCGAAGCGGTGAAACAAATGGTGTGGAATATTACTTTTTATCAGAAGATGAATTAGCGATTCTGGAGCAAGAGGATAAAATCATTGAGCTGCGTGCTTACCACACAATACACGGCATCTGGAAATATTTCACAGTAAATGACCACCAGATTGACCTGGCAAAAAATGATTATCTGGTCATCGGTACACTGGAATCCTTTCAAAAACTTCAGGAATACTTTGGCAGCGACCATCTGGTCCCGCTCTACATCGAGGTAGATTCCGGCGAACGCCTACAACGTGCATTGACCCGGGAACGCCTTCAACAGGAACCGAAATACGCTGAACTATGTCGCCGTTTTCTGGCAGATGAGTCTGACTTTTCTCCGGAAAAACTTGCACAGGCAGGAATCACAGATATTTTTCACAATGATGATTTAGATGAATGTCTGTCAGAACTGATTTCCTATATTCGAAAAAGACTTTGTTTTTCAGATAAAAAAGCCGATATATAA
- a CDS encoding tRNA1(Val) (adenine(37)-N6)-methyltransferase — translation MSVTLLEQERLDELHRNGYRIIQNPAKFCFGMDAVLLSGFANVKPGETAIDLGTGTGIIPILLEAKTKGEHFTGLEIQPESADMARRSVAYNHLEDKINIEIGNIKDASAQFGASSFHVVTTNPPYMTGQHGLTNPNEAKAIARHEILCNLEDVIRESARLLKPNGRFYMVHRPFRLAEIMSLMHQYGLEPKRMRLVYPFVDKEPNMVLIEGLRGGKPRITVEKPLIVYKEPGVYTDEIFEIYGY, via the coding sequence ATGTCAGTCACCTTATTAGAACAGGAACGGTTGGACGAGCTTCACCGTAATGGCTACCGTATTATTCAGAATCCTGCTAAGTTCTGTTTTGGCATGGATGCAGTTTTACTTTCCGGATTTGCCAATGTAAAACCGGGAGAAACTGCCATTGACCTTGGAACCGGAACCGGAATTATTCCTATTTTATTGGAAGCAAAGACCAAGGGAGAACACTTTACCGGATTGGAGATTCAACCGGAAAGCGCAGATATGGCAAGACGCAGTGTAGCCTACAACCATCTGGAAGATAAGATTAACATTGAAATTGGAAATATCAAAGATGCTTCAGCACAGTTTGGAGCATCTTCTTTTCATGTGGTAACCACCAATCCCCCCTATATGACCGGACAGCATGGACTTACCAATCCCAATGAAGCCAAAGCCATTGCCCGTCATGAGATTCTTTGTAATCTGGAGGATGTGATTCGTGAAAGCGCAAGACTTCTGAAGCCCAACGGACGTTTTTACATGGTACACCGCCCGTTTCGTCTGGCAGAAATTATGAGTCTGATGCACCAGTATGGACTGGAGCCAAAACGTATGCGGTTGGTCTATCCTTTTGTGGATAAAGAGCCGAATATGGTACTGATTGAGGGACTCCGTGGTGGGAAACCACGAATTACGGTGGAAAAACCCCTTATTGTGTATAAAGAACCAGGGGTATATACAGATGAGATTTTTGAGATTTATGGGTATTAG
- a CDS encoding PadR family transcriptional regulator codes for MKTSNLISNYKKATIEMMLLKLLSEQDMYGYQLSQELKKRSNQNYTILEGSMYPILYRLTDEQYISFYEKKVGVRQTRVYYHLEDSGRTYYDGLLQSYRDFSELIQFLLDSTEGDIYEKEINIKA; via the coding sequence ATGAAAACATCAAATTTGATATCAAATTACAAAAAAGCAACAATTGAAATGATGCTGTTAAAGCTTTTATCTGAACAAGACATGTATGGCTATCAGCTTTCACAAGAATTAAAAAAACGCAGTAATCAGAATTACACCATATTGGAGGGCTCCATGTATCCCATTTTGTATCGTCTAACAGATGAACAATATATTTCTTTTTATGAGAAAAAAGTCGGTGTTCGGCAGACGCGTGTTTATTATCATTTAGAGGATAGCGGACGTACTTACTATGACGGACTACTTCAATCTTACCGTGATTTTTCTGAACTGATTCAATTTTTACTAGATTCTACCGAGGGGGATATTTATGAAAAAGAAATTAACATCAAAGCTTAA
- a CDS encoding energy-coupling factor ABC transporter ATP-binding protein yields the protein MSHIKVELEGVSFGYEKGKNILENITFTATEQESIGLIGANGAGKSTLLKLLVGLNTGYDGSIRVEEIPVQKETLAKVREKIGYVFQDSDSQLFMSTAYEDIAFAPRNYGLPEEEVQRRVEHALSRIHIEHLKERQIYKLSGGEKKLVSIATVLSMTPDIILMDEPSIALDPRNRRNLIRILNEFSHLKIITSHDLDMILDTCERTILLADGKIVADGKTEEILSNQKLLEENGLELPLGMQRR from the coding sequence ATGAGTCATATTAAAGTAGAATTAGAAGGTGTTTCCTTTGGATATGAAAAAGGGAAAAACATATTAGAAAATATCACATTTACAGCAACGGAGCAGGAATCTATCGGACTCATTGGTGCCAATGGTGCTGGAAAATCTACCTTATTAAAATTGCTGGTAGGATTAAATACAGGATATGATGGAAGTATTCGGGTAGAAGAGATTCCGGTTCAGAAGGAAACATTGGCAAAGGTGCGGGAAAAAATCGGGTATGTATTTCAAGATTCGGATAGCCAGTTATTTATGTCAACGGCTTATGAAGATATTGCCTTTGCGCCTCGTAACTATGGGTTGCCGGAAGAGGAAGTTCAGCGAAGAGTGGAGCATGCACTTTCCCGGATTCATATTGAACATTTGAAGGAACGGCAGATTTATAAGTTGTCCGGAGGAGAGAAAAAGCTGGTGTCCATTGCAACGGTTCTTTCCATGACCCCGGATATTATTTTGATGGATGAACCGTCTATTGCATTAGACCCAAGAAATAGACGAAATCTAATTCGGATTTTGAATGAATTTTCTCATTTGAAAATCATTACAAGTCATGATTTGGATATGATATTGGATACCTGTGAGAGGACCATCCTGTTGGCAGATGGAAAAATTGTAGCAGATGGAAAGACAGAAGAGATATTGTCAAATCAAAAATTGTTGGAAGAAAATGGGTTGGAGCTGCCGCTGGGGATGCAGCGGCGCTAA
- a CDS encoding energy-coupling factor ABC transporter permease produces the protein MHMADALVAPAVAGTMYACSAAAAAYSIKKVREDDDPKKIPVMGVMGAFVFATQMINFTIPGTGSSGHLCGGMLLTALLGPYAAFLTMIGVLLIQCLLFADGGLLALGCNIWNMAFYGCFLGAFLIWRPMMKKGMSRAKIIVASVIGCMLSLQFGAFSVTLETLVSGITELPFTTFVATMQPIHLAIGLVEGLITAAVLLFVYEARPELLQSSQEKKSRMSLKGTIVALFVAAVVIGGGVSLFASSHPDGLEWSIEKITGSTELEADSDVYDSAADIQEKTALLPDYAFKNSDSTLGTTFSGIVGGVVVIAVCVGACYAFRFFRKRKVS, from the coding sequence ATGCATATGGCAGATGCTTTAGTTGCTCCGGCAGTAGCAGGAACCATGTATGCCTGTTCGGCAGCGGCAGCAGCTTATTCTATTAAGAAAGTAAGAGAAGACGATGACCCAAAGAAGATTCCGGTAATGGGTGTGATGGGGGCGTTTGTGTTTGCAACTCAAATGATTAACTTTACCATACCGGGGACCGGTTCTAGCGGACATTTGTGTGGCGGTATGTTGCTCACTGCATTATTAGGACCGTATGCGGCTTTCCTTACGATGATAGGAGTGTTGTTGATACAATGTCTCTTATTTGCAGACGGAGGATTGCTGGCACTTGGATGCAATATCTGGAATATGGCATTTTACGGGTGCTTTCTGGGAGCGTTTCTCATTTGGCGTCCGATGATGAAGAAGGGAATGTCCAGAGCAAAAATCATAGTGGCATCCGTCATTGGATGTATGTTGAGTTTGCAGTTTGGTGCATTCAGTGTGACATTAGAAACGTTGGTTTCCGGTATTACAGAACTTCCATTTACTACATTTGTGGCAACGATGCAGCCAATTCATCTGGCAATCGGATTGGTAGAGGGATTGATTACAGCAGCGGTACTTCTCTTTGTATATGAGGCAAGACCGGAACTTTTACAGAGTTCGCAGGAAAAGAAAAGTCGCATGTCTTTAAAGGGAACGATTGTAGCATTATTTGTAGCAGCAGTTGTTATCGGAGGAGGCGTATCTTTGTTTGCTTCTTCTCATCCGGATGGATTGGAGTGGTCCATTGAAAAGATAACCGGTTCTACAGAGTTAGAAGCGGATAGCGATGTCTATGATAGTGCGGCAGATATTCAAGAGAAAACAGCACTTTTACCGGACTATGCATTCAAGAATTCAGACAGTACACTTGGAACCACATTTTCCGGTATTGTGGGAGGAGTAGTAGTAATCGCGGTTTGTGTAGGTGCATGTTATGCATTTCGATTTTTCCGAAAGAGAAAGGTATCATGA